Proteins found in one Acidobacteriota bacterium genomic segment:
- a CDS encoding HAMP domain-containing protein: MRRTRRSLWPFRSLRGKLLFLICLATLPAVLFTAYAAENEREAALARTESDALHLAGLTSREHAHQIRGARELLAWLGTRLAREGPQSRIIGDPDFLPALLAGHPQLANIGVLSPEGTVIRSAYPLASRRSWRDNPAFAAALQSTSVEAGTYTISPILDRPTLNHAYAVRDGDGHVTSVAFTGLDLDWLSAVARESGPRDGGSVMITDRAGRVLAYGGDEIGGGARALDVQGAADIAQSGHGRIVPIGGEHRFVVAAPLDGAPGLFVAVALPYEQVLQDANAAFYRTLVGLGVLTLVTIVAAFAAAEVGFLRALRSLARTAQLFGAGDLTARAVVPRGHNESALLAGAFNTMADSLARRHQEALDAQAALRGLTGALQDAREAEAARISRELHDQIGQLLTSMKFDLVGLTASCPVDERDRPCATKLRDGVAAMNEQIATALEFVRRISSELRPGVLDKLGLIPALEWQAREVESRTDLIVQIEADGVPANLDETIAVTLFRIAQEALTNVVRHAHARVADVRLCAIPGGLRLEVHDDGIGADAGALQSPTSLGIIGMRERARLVSGVLAIQSAPGQGTTLTVTVPVPSMARADAHPAGG, translated from the coding sequence ATGCGCCGGACACGGAGGTCGCTCTGGCCGTTCCGGTCGCTTCGCGGCAAGCTGCTGTTCCTGATCTGTCTTGCGACGCTGCCGGCGGTGCTCTTCACGGCCTACGCCGCGGAGAACGAGCGTGAGGCGGCGCTCGCCCGAACCGAGAGCGATGCGCTGCACCTGGCGGGGCTGACGAGCCGAGAGCACGCGCACCAGATTCGCGGCGCGCGGGAGCTGCTCGCCTGGCTCGGCACGAGGCTGGCCCGCGAGGGGCCGCAGTCGAGGATCATCGGCGATCCGGACTTCCTGCCGGCGCTGCTCGCCGGCCATCCGCAGCTCGCGAACATCGGCGTGCTCTCTCCCGAGGGCACCGTGATCCGGAGTGCCTACCCGTTGGCGAGCCGCCGAAGCTGGCGCGACAACCCTGCATTCGCCGCCGCCCTCCAATCGACCAGCGTGGAAGCCGGCACCTACACGATTTCGCCCATTCTCGACCGGCCGACGCTGAACCACGCGTACGCGGTGCGCGACGGCGACGGGCACGTCACCTCCGTGGCGTTCACGGGGCTCGATCTCGATTGGCTGTCGGCGGTGGCCCGAGAGAGCGGACCTCGGGATGGAGGTTCGGTGATGATCACCGATCGGGCCGGTCGCGTGCTCGCCTACGGCGGCGACGAGATCGGCGGCGGCGCGCGCGCGCTCGACGTCCAGGGCGCGGCGGACATCGCGCAATCGGGGCATGGACGGATCGTCCCGATCGGCGGCGAGCACCGGTTCGTCGTCGCTGCACCGCTCGACGGCGCGCCCGGGCTGTTCGTCGCCGTCGCGCTTCCGTACGAACAGGTCCTCCAGGACGCCAACGCCGCGTTCTATCGCACGCTCGTCGGCCTGGGGGTGCTCACGCTCGTCACGATTGTCGCTGCCTTTGCGGCCGCGGAGGTAGGCTTCTTGCGGGCGCTGCGGTCGCTCGCCCGCACGGCTCAGCTCTTCGGCGCCGGCGATCTCACGGCGCGCGCCGTGGTGCCGCGCGGGCACAACGAGTCGGCGCTGCTGGCCGGCGCCTTCAACACGATGGCCGATTCGCTCGCCCGCCGGCATCAGGAAGCACTCGACGCGCAGGCGGCCCTCCGTGGCCTGACGGGCGCGCTCCAGGATGCACGTGAAGCCGAAGCGGCGAGAATCTCCCGCGAGCTGCACGACCAGATCGGCCAACTGCTGACCTCCATGAAGTTCGACCTCGTCGGCCTGACCGCGTCGTGCCCCGTCGACGAGCGCGATCGGCCCTGCGCGACGAAGCTCCGCGACGGCGTGGCGGCGATGAACGAACAGATCGCCACCGCGCTCGAGTTCGTGCGCCGCATCTCGTCGGAGCTGCGTCCAGGCGTCCTGGACAAGCTGGGATTGATTCCCGCCCTGGAGTGGCAGGCTCGTGAAGTCGAAAGCCGAACCGACCTCATCGTCCAGATCGAGGCGGACGGCGTTCCCGCGAACCTCGACGAGACCATCGCCGTCACGCTGTTTCGCATCGCGCAGGAGGCCTTGACGAACGTCGTGCGCCACGCGCACGCCCGGGTGGCCGATGTGCGCCTGTGCGCCATTCCCGGCGGCCTTCGCCTCGAGGTCCACGACGATGGCATCGGGGCCGACGCGGGGGCGCTCCAGAGCCCCACATCGCTCGGGATCATCGGCATGCGGGAGCGCGCGCGGCTCGTGAGCGGCGTGCTGGCGATCCAGAGCGCGCCCGGACAAGGCACGACGCTGACCGTGACGGTTCCGGTACCATCCATGGCGAGGGCCGATGCGCATCCTGCTGGCGGATGA
- a CDS encoding NarK/NasA family nitrate transporter produces the protein MANSTTRALDAPVIWNPEDARQWEAGGARLARRTLWITTGALTLSFSTWFMWSALVVRLPELGFPLTVGQRFWLAALPGLMGATLRIPYSFVVQMFGSRAVITLATASLLIPSIGVGLAVQNPNTPFWTLALLAVSAGFGGGNFSAFMSSTSLFFPRSRQGTALGVQAGIGNFGVSLVQFLTPLVMTVPMFGHLGGDSLTWTKGTQTAQLWIQNAAFIWVLPVVFFTVAAAIGLRSIPVKASFSQQAVIFRRKHNWIMTSLYIMTFGTFSGMSAVFALLIREVFGKLEGAPDPLQYAFLGALIGSATRPPGGWISDKIGGARVTMACGVLLLIGSIGVTWFTAPTTVDTFGPFLALILVIFFAAGVGNGSTFRMIPVIFPRHEAGPVLGWTAAIAAYGSFVLPMLFNWSLGRFGSVNQAFYVLAAFYACNLVLCWWFYARRGAEVSC, from the coding sequence ATGGCCAACTCCACGACGCGCGCGCTCGATGCTCCGGTGATCTGGAATCCTGAAGACGCGCGTCAATGGGAGGCTGGCGGCGCGCGCCTCGCGCGCCGAACGCTGTGGATCACCACGGGCGCGCTCACGCTGTCGTTCAGCACCTGGTTCATGTGGAGCGCGCTCGTCGTCAGGCTGCCGGAGCTGGGGTTCCCGCTCACGGTCGGCCAGCGGTTCTGGCTGGCGGCGCTGCCGGGGCTGATGGGCGCCACGCTCCGAATCCCGTACTCGTTCGTCGTCCAGATGTTCGGTTCGCGGGCGGTCATCACGCTGGCGACGGCGTCACTCCTGATTCCGTCGATTGGCGTGGGGCTCGCGGTGCAGAACCCGAACACGCCGTTCTGGACGCTGGCGCTGCTGGCGGTGTCCGCGGGATTCGGAGGCGGCAACTTCTCGGCGTTCATGTCGAGCACGAGCCTGTTCTTCCCGCGCTCGCGCCAGGGCACGGCGCTCGGCGTGCAGGCGGGCATCGGCAACTTCGGCGTCAGCCTCGTGCAGTTCCTCACGCCGCTCGTCATGACGGTGCCGATGTTCGGGCACCTCGGCGGCGATTCGCTGACCTGGACAAAGGGCACGCAGACCGCGCAGCTCTGGATTCAGAACGCGGCGTTCATCTGGGTCCTGCCGGTCGTGTTCTTCACGGTGGCGGCGGCGATCGGCCTGCGATCCATTCCCGTGAAAGCGTCGTTCTCCCAGCAGGCCGTGATCTTCCGGCGCAAGCACAACTGGATCATGACGTCGCTGTACATCATGACCTTCGGCACGTTCTCGGGCATGTCGGCGGTGTTCGCGCTGCTCATCCGGGAGGTCTTCGGCAAGCTCGAGGGCGCGCCCGATCCGCTGCAGTACGCGTTTCTCGGCGCTTTGATCGGATCGGCGACCCGGCCGCCCGGCGGCTGGATCTCGGACAAGATCGGCGGTGCGCGCGTCACCATGGCGTGCGGCGTGCTTTTGCTGATCGGCTCGATCGGCGTCACCTGGTTCACGGCGCCGACGACGGTCGACACGTTCGGTCCTTTTCTTGCACTGATCCTGGTGATCTTCTTCGCCGCTGGCGTCGGCAACGGGTCGACGTTCCGGATGATTCCGGTGATCTTCCCGCGACACGAAGCGGGTCCCGTGCTCGGGTGGACGGCCGCCATCGCGGCGTACGGATCGTTCGTGCTGCCGATGCTGTTCAACTGGTCGCTCGGCAGGTTCGGATCGGTCAACCAGGCGTTCTACGTGCTCGCGGCGTTCTACGCCTGCAACCTGGTGCTCTGCTGGTGGTTCTACGCGCGGCGCGGCGCTGAAGTGTCCTGCTGA
- a CDS encoding c-type cytochrome yields MTASPRCRILVVALSFAAAPFAVPTAARQQSAPTPAAAAAPSTVPAWAFPIPPSRGGGRGPAAGSAAGAASGPAAGAPAGAAGAQTPGPAAAQGAPAPARGRGAVDPTPRSVPNSPRQYTAAQTRDSFSIADWHPDEHPPLPDVVEHGRRPEVRACGYCHLANGFGKPENAPLAGQPAEYLIQQMHDFRDGKRLGSEPRVVGPALMVTISKAATEEEIHTAAEYFASVKRKPWIKVIEADMVPVTRNTGVMYAVVEGAGTEPVGNRIVEVSTNYEATELRDGGTPFLAYVPTGAVKKGEALVKTGGNGKTVACGICHGANMKGVGVVPSIAGRSPSYMGRQLYDFKSGSRHGTNSALMQPVVANLTDEDIVDMLAYLATLEP; encoded by the coding sequence ATGACAGCCTCCCCACGTTGTCGAATCCTCGTCGTCGCGCTGAGCTTCGCGGCGGCGCCATTTGCCGTTCCGACTGCCGCCCGGCAGCAGTCCGCGCCCACCCCGGCGGCGGCCGCCGCGCCATCGACCGTGCCCGCATGGGCGTTTCCGATTCCGCCGAGTCGCGGCGGCGGACGCGGCCCAGCCGCTGGCTCTGCCGCCGGGGCGGCCTCCGGCCCAGCCGCTGGGGCGCCTGCCGGCGCGGCCGGCGCTCAGACGCCGGGCCCGGCGGCGGCGCAAGGCGCTCCGGCGCCGGCGCGCGGCCGCGGCGCCGTCGATCCGACGCCCCGCAGCGTGCCGAACAGCCCGCGCCAGTACACCGCGGCACAGACGCGCGACTCGTTCAGCATCGCGGACTGGCACCCCGACGAGCACCCGCCGCTGCCCGACGTCGTCGAGCACGGCCGGCGGCCCGAGGTGAGAGCCTGCGGGTACTGCCATCTCGCCAACGGCTTCGGCAAGCCTGAGAACGCGCCGCTCGCGGGCCAGCCGGCCGAGTACCTGATCCAGCAGATGCACGACTTCCGCGACGGCAAGCGGCTCGGCTCGGAGCCCAGGGTCGTGGGCCCGGCGCTCATGGTCACGATCTCCAAGGCCGCGACGGAAGAGGAGATCCACACGGCGGCTGAGTACTTCGCATCGGTCAAGCGGAAGCCCTGGATCAAGGTCATCGAAGCCGACATGGTCCCGGTGACGAGAAACACGGGCGTCATGTACGCGGTCGTGGAGGGTGCCGGCACCGAGCCGGTCGGCAACCGCATCGTCGAGGTGTCGACCAACTACGAGGCCACGGAGCTTCGCGATGGAGGCACGCCGTTTCTCGCGTACGTCCCGACCGGCGCGGTCAAGAAGGGCGAGGCGCTCGTCAAGACCGGCGGAAATGGCAAGACCGTCGCCTGCGGGATCTGCCACGGCGCCAACATGAAAGGCGTCGGCGTCGTGCCGTCGATCGCGGGACGATCCCCGAGCTACATGGGACGGCAGCTCTACGATTTCAAGAGCGGCAGCCGGCACGGCACGAACTCGGCGCTCATGCAGCCGGTCGTCGCCAACCTGACCGACGAGGACATCGTCGACATGCTCGCGTATCTCGCAACGCTCGAACCCTGA
- a CDS encoding tellurite resistance/C4-dicarboxylate transporter family protein, whose translation MFAPPGARYAALVTRGIAVRSHLDARLADLHPAYFALVMATGIVAIACRASGLQAFATLLSRINLIAYPAIWVLFLARVVRNPERVREDWASHQRAPGYFTLVAATGMLGMQAVRLHGNIAVATVLWWATVVFWAACTYTVFTLLTIREHKPGLADGINGGWLLAVVATQSVATLGCALDGRLSIDRDTQLFVLLSFWAGGGMLYFWIIALIFYRYMFFGFSPRDLMPPYWINMGAVAISTLAGAMLADAARGSALVGPLRPFILGMTVMFWATATWWIPMLLVLWIWRHLRHRVPVAYDPLYWGLVFPLGMYAVSTYRLSAALGAPFLVWIARGFVVAALSAWLLTALGFAGRMVYIVVLGLKQRGRHPMPRARAYPAIDL comes from the coding sequence ATGTTCGCGCCGCCGGGCGCGCGATACGCTGCTCTCGTGACGCGCGGCATTGCCGTCCGGAGCCATCTCGACGCCCGCCTGGCCGACCTGCACCCGGCGTATTTCGCGCTGGTGATGGCGACCGGCATCGTGGCGATCGCGTGCCGGGCGTCCGGACTGCAGGCGTTCGCGACGCTGCTCTCTCGAATCAACCTGATCGCCTACCCGGCGATCTGGGTCCTGTTCCTCGCGCGCGTCGTCCGCAATCCCGAGCGCGTCCGCGAGGACTGGGCGAGTCACCAGCGTGCGCCCGGCTACTTCACGCTCGTCGCGGCCACCGGCATGCTCGGCATGCAGGCCGTGCGGCTCCACGGGAACATCGCGGTCGCGACGGTGCTGTGGTGGGCGACCGTCGTGTTCTGGGCGGCCTGCACCTACACCGTGTTCACGCTGCTGACGATTCGGGAGCACAAGCCCGGCCTGGCCGACGGCATCAACGGCGGATGGCTGCTGGCGGTCGTGGCGACCCAATCGGTGGCGACGCTCGGCTGCGCGCTCGACGGCCGCCTCTCGATCGACCGCGATACCCAGTTGTTCGTGCTGCTCTCGTTCTGGGCGGGCGGCGGCATGCTGTACTTCTGGATCATCGCGCTGATCTTCTACCGCTACATGTTCTTCGGGTTCTCGCCGCGCGATCTGATGCCGCCCTACTGGATCAACATGGGCGCCGTCGCAATCTCGACCCTCGCCGGCGCGATGCTCGCCGATGCGGCGCGAGGGTCGGCGCTCGTCGGCCCGCTCCGTCCCTTCATCCTCGGGATGACGGTGATGTTCTGGGCGACCGCCACCTGGTGGATCCCGATGCTGCTCGTGCTGTGGATCTGGAGACACCTGCGTCATCGCGTGCCGGTCGCCTACGACCCGCTCTACTGGGGCCTGGTGTTTCCGCTCGGGATGTACGCGGTGAGCACGTACCGGCTGTCGGCGGCCCTCGGCGCGCCGTTCCTGGTCTGGATTGCGCGAGGCTTCGTGGTGGCGGCTCTTTCGGCGTGGTTGCTGACGGCGTTGGGGTTCGCGGGGCGGATGGTCTACATCGTGGTGCTCGGGCTGAAGCAGCGCGGCCGGCATCCGATGCCGCGCGCCCGCGCGTATCCGGCCATCGACTTGTAA
- a CDS encoding NarK/NasA family nitrate transporter: MTAPQLLNPTESPVEVHARNRILTLSTAAFTLMFAVWLQFGVLGIPIRKEFGLSDVQLSWLAAVAILNGSVWRLAFGILTDKFGGRRVMAALLLLTSIPTYLVTTATSFTQLLVYAFLLGLSGNSFNVGISWNSAWFPKHRQGFALGVFGAGNVGASVTKLIGPALITMVPVAGVMGGLVPGGWRFVPVLYAAMLVVMAALIWFFTPSHDRKPGAGRPLHELLRPLRFVRVWRFSLYYVVVFGAYVALSAWLPKYYVDVYGLPLATAALLTTLFIFPASLLRPFGGWMSDRFGARRVMYGVFWVMTLSLIMLAAPSGHIVLYVPQQFESDGTREVMQFQLGVGWFTVFVFLLGVGMGVGKAAVYKHIPEYFPKDVGAVGGLVGLIGALGGFFLPPFFAYSYSLAGIPQTTFFILLVVTAASFIWMHWTVLGILRSASPELEHKFESPGDRLAPGSRPA, from the coding sequence ATGACTGCTCCCCAGCTTCTGAACCCGACCGAGTCTCCCGTCGAGGTCCACGCCCGAAACCGCATCCTGACGCTCTCGACGGCCGCCTTCACGCTGATGTTCGCCGTGTGGCTCCAGTTCGGCGTGCTCGGCATTCCGATCCGGAAGGAGTTCGGCCTGTCGGACGTGCAGCTCAGTTGGCTGGCGGCCGTCGCGATCCTCAACGGATCGGTGTGGAGGCTCGCGTTCGGCATCCTGACGGACAAGTTCGGCGGCCGGCGCGTGATGGCGGCCCTGCTGCTGCTGACATCGATCCCGACCTACCTCGTCACCACGGCGACGAGCTTCACGCAACTTCTGGTCTACGCCTTCCTCTTGGGCCTGTCGGGCAACTCGTTCAACGTCGGCATCTCCTGGAACTCCGCCTGGTTCCCCAAGCATCGTCAGGGATTCGCGCTCGGCGTGTTCGGCGCGGGCAACGTGGGGGCGTCGGTCACGAAGCTCATCGGCCCGGCGCTCATCACGATGGTGCCGGTGGCGGGCGTGATGGGCGGGCTCGTGCCCGGAGGCTGGCGGTTCGTGCCGGTGCTCTACGCCGCCATGCTCGTCGTGATGGCCGCGCTGATCTGGTTCTTCACGCCCAGCCACGATCGCAAGCCGGGCGCCGGCCGGCCGCTTCACGAGCTGCTGCGGCCGCTGAGATTCGTGCGCGTGTGGCGCTTCAGCCTCTACTACGTGGTCGTGTTCGGCGCGTACGTGGCGCTGTCGGCCTGGCTGCCGAAGTACTACGTCGACGTCTACGGCCTGCCGCTCGCGACGGCCGCGTTGCTGACGACGCTCTTCATCTTCCCGGCGAGCCTCCTGCGCCCGTTCGGCGGGTGGATGAGCGACCGGTTCGGCGCTCGGCGCGTGATGTACGGCGTCTTCTGGGTCATGACGCTGTCGCTCATCATGCTCGCTGCGCCGAGCGGGCACATCGTGCTGTACGTGCCGCAGCAGTTCGAATCGGACGGCACCCGCGAGGTGATGCAGTTCCAGCTCGGCGTCGGATGGTTCACTGTGTTCGTGTTCCTGCTCGGCGTCGGCATGGGCGTGGGCAAGGCCGCCGTCTACAAGCACATTCCCGAGTACTTCCCGAAGGACGTCGGGGCGGTTGGCGGTCTGGTCGGGCTGATCGGCGCGCTCGGCGGGTTCTTCCTGCCGCCGTTCTTCGCCTACAGCTACAGCCTCGCCGGGATTCCACAGACCACGTTCTTCATTCTGCTCGTGGTCACGGCCGCGTCGTTCATCTGGATGCACTGGACCGTCCTCGGCATCCTGCGCTCTGCGAGCCCGGAGCTGGAGCACAAGTTCGAGTCGCCGGGCGATCGGCTGGCGCCCGGCAGCCGGCCGGCGTAG
- a CDS encoding response regulator transcription factor, with protein sequence MRILLADDHPVVRSGLHRIVSQAFPTAEIDEASSCEEVLERLRSSPVSVLVLDIALGERNSLDWVDEFRRLQPGLAIVVLSMYGERQFILRALRIGVSAYLTKDRAPEELLRAIRSVLQGKRYLGENVAEQIADFVAIGGSGADAPHELLSPREYEVLLLLAAARSVSDIAATLDLSVKTVSTYRTRILEKMGLTSNAQLMRYALEHRLVK encoded by the coding sequence ATGCGCATCCTGCTGGCGGATGATCATCCGGTCGTGCGGTCCGGCCTGCACCGCATCGTCAGCCAGGCGTTCCCGACCGCCGAGATCGACGAGGCGAGCTCGTGCGAGGAGGTGCTCGAGCGCCTGCGCTCGTCGCCGGTGTCGGTGCTGGTCCTCGACATCGCGCTGGGCGAGCGCAACAGCCTCGACTGGGTCGACGAGTTCAGGCGGCTGCAACCCGGCCTCGCGATCGTCGTGCTCAGCATGTACGGGGAGCGGCAGTTCATCCTGCGCGCGCTGCGGATCGGCGTCTCGGCCTACCTGACCAAGGATCGGGCGCCCGAGGAGCTGCTGCGGGCGATTCGAAGCGTGCTGCAGGGGAAGCGGTACCTCGGCGAGAACGTGGCGGAACAGATCGCGGACTTCGTGGCGATCGGAGGATCGGGCGCCGACGCACCCCACGAGCTGCTGTCTCCGCGCGAGTACGAGGTGCTCCTGCTCCTCGCGGCGGCGCGCTCGGTCTCCGACATCGCGGCCACGCTCGATCTGAGCGTCAAGACCGTCAGCACCTACCGCACGCGGATCCTCGAGAAGATGGGCCTGACCTCCAACGCCCAGCTCATGCGCTATGCGCTCGAGCACCGGCTCGTGAAGTAG
- a CDS encoding cupredoxin domain-containing protein, whose protein sequence is MRSTFAPTVAVERAGLRARPRLRVVALLGLATLAGGVLSPPITARQKSEPREIAVTAKRYTFEPSLIEVEQGEPVRLVVTAIDGVHGFAIKKVKVDKELMPNKAMAIDFVAKDAGEFPIMCTVICGEGHAQMTGTLRVVAKAAP, encoded by the coding sequence ATGAGATCGACGTTCGCACCAACGGTTGCCGTGGAGCGCGCTGGTCTTCGCGCGCGGCCGCGGCTTCGTGTCGTCGCGCTGCTCGGCCTCGCGACGCTCGCCGGCGGTGTCCTGTCGCCGCCGATCACGGCGCGCCAGAAGAGCGAGCCGCGCGAGATCGCCGTCACCGCCAAGCGCTACACGTTCGAGCCGTCGCTGATCGAAGTCGAGCAGGGCGAGCCTGTGCGGCTCGTGGTCACGGCCATCGACGGCGTGCACGGGTTCGCGATCAAGAAGGTGAAGGTGGACAAGGAACTGATGCCGAACAAGGCGATGGCGATCGACTTCGTCGCGAAAGACGCCGGCGAGTTCCCCATCATGTGCACCGTGATCTGCGGCGAAGGGCACGCGCAGATGACCGGCACGCTGCGCGTGGTCGCGAAGGCGGCGCCGTGA
- the narJ gene encoding nitrate reductase molybdenum cofactor assembly chaperone, with amino-acid sequence MSGVRAGAIVLAGRLLHYPGDDYLDDVRAFAELARQLGVETMSELKAFVAALDGRSVGELQELFTQTFDLTPSCALEVGWHLFGEEYERGAFLVDMRDELRTHAIPEGTELPDHLGSLLALVIRVEPGRAATLVSKALLPAIDKMLTGLREAGSPFVAAMDAIRQVLTAYAPGSPEVSHA; translated from the coding sequence ATGAGCGGCGTGCGCGCGGGCGCGATCGTGCTGGCCGGACGGCTCCTCCATTACCCCGGCGACGACTACCTCGACGACGTGCGGGCGTTCGCCGAGCTGGCACGGCAGCTCGGCGTCGAGACGATGTCGGAGCTGAAGGCGTTCGTCGCGGCGCTGGACGGACGGTCGGTCGGCGAACTGCAGGAGCTGTTCACGCAGACGTTCGACCTCACGCCGAGCTGCGCGCTCGAGGTCGGCTGGCATCTCTTCGGCGAAGAGTACGAACGGGGAGCGTTCCTCGTCGACATGCGCGACGAGCTCCGCACCCATGCGATTCCCGAGGGCACCGAGCTGCCGGATCATCTCGGGTCGCTGCTCGCGCTGGTCATCCGGGTTGAACCGGGACGGGCGGCGACGCTCGTGTCCAAGGCGCTGCTCCCGGCGATCGACAAGATGCTCACGGGCCTCCGCGAAGCTGGCAGCCCGTTCGTCGCCGCCATGGACGCGATCCGGCAGGTCCTCACGGCCTACGCGCCGGGCTCACCGGAGGTCAGCCATGCTTGA
- the narI gene encoding respiratory nitrate reductase subunit gamma, which yields MLDAIYLDGVLFGVLPYVALFTFTLASIQRYRGQPFTYSSLSSQFLENRQHFYGMVPFHYGILVVLAGHLVAFLTPSALLAWNRQPLRLYVLEVTSLAFGLLTLAGLVMIIRRRRTSPPVRVVTSKADWVVLALLALQVLTGVYTAVVHPWGSSWFASILTPYLWSLVRLTPDLTAVAVFPLAIKLHVINAFLLILFFPFTRLVHALVVPNPYLWRKPQVVRWYRRAAGPTAH from the coding sequence ATGCTTGATGCGATCTATCTCGACGGCGTGCTCTTCGGCGTCCTGCCGTACGTCGCGCTCTTCACGTTCACGCTGGCGTCAATCCAGCGGTATCGGGGCCAGCCCTTCACCTACTCCAGCTTGTCGTCCCAGTTTCTCGAGAACCGGCAGCACTTCTACGGCATGGTGCCGTTCCACTACGGCATCCTCGTCGTGCTGGCCGGTCATCTCGTCGCGTTTCTCACGCCGTCGGCCCTGCTGGCCTGGAACCGGCAGCCGCTCAGACTCTACGTCCTCGAGGTCACGAGCCTGGCGTTCGGCCTGCTGACGCTGGCCGGCCTGGTCATGATCATCCGCCGGCGCCGGACGTCGCCGCCGGTGCGGGTCGTGACGTCGAAGGCCGACTGGGTCGTGCTCGCGCTGCTCGCGCTGCAGGTCCTGACCGGGGTCTACACGGCCGTGGTCCATCCCTGGGGCTCGTCGTGGTTCGCGTCGATCCTCACGCCCTACCTGTGGTCGCTGGTTCGGCTCACTCCGGATCTGACCGCCGTCGCCGTGTTCCCGCTCGCGATCAAGCTGCACGTCATCAACGCCTTCCTGCTGATCCTGTTCTTCCCGTTCACCCGGCTCGTGCACGCGCTGGTCGTGCCCAATCCGTACCTCTGGCGCAAACCGCAGGTGGTTCGCTGGTACCGCCGCGCCGCCGGGCCGACTGCTCACTGA
- a CDS encoding alginate export family protein, protein MSVRRGSTLATGALALAAALVVPSPAAGQAAGTGGSTPPKALTVYVRNWTRVESWRFFQPPAGTAADPDYTFVANRLQLGAERHTRRYDFVAAAQYVQFGGLPADAGAPAPLGPMGTGALYYAQGGQTAASRHLYLRYLNVRLKDLSPGWSIQAGRMAYTSGAESPSGNAKIEAVKRQRVDSKLLGEFEWSHYQRGYDGIRTDVDRKGYHVTAAVMRPTQGGFEDNAGVHIRRVNVVTGTVAVKPGPHLRHSDWETFVVRYDDSRAVAARPDNSGQAASQVDAHITTLGTMLVGAYPLSPARQMDVLVWTAWQTGDWYGQAHRAGAITVEGGVQWTSPRWKPWIRGGFTHATGDKDAADARHGTFFQVLPTVRKYSLSATYSVMNLNDGFVQILATPRPNVSLRLDVHRLSLATAADRWYYGSGATQKAGTVFGYAGRPSRGFTDLGTVAEGAVDYRFSPRWSVNGYFGVFNGGDVVKQNFTGGTRPLTFGYLEHVLQF, encoded by the coding sequence ATGTCAGTCCGTCGTGGTTCGACGCTTGCGACCGGCGCCCTGGCGCTGGCCGCGGCACTCGTCGTGCCTTCGCCCGCGGCCGGTCAAGCAGCCGGCACCGGAGGCAGCACACCGCCGAAAGCCTTGACCGTCTACGTGCGCAACTGGACGCGCGTGGAGTCCTGGCGCTTCTTTCAACCGCCCGCCGGCACGGCGGCGGATCCCGACTACACGTTCGTCGCCAACCGTCTGCAGCTCGGCGCCGAACGGCACACCCGCCGGTACGACTTCGTCGCCGCGGCGCAGTACGTTCAGTTCGGGGGGCTGCCCGCGGACGCGGGGGCGCCGGCGCCGCTTGGACCGATGGGGACCGGCGCGCTCTATTACGCACAGGGTGGCCAAACGGCGGCGAGCCGGCACCTGTACCTGCGCTACCTCAACGTGCGGCTCAAGGATCTGTCGCCCGGCTGGTCCATCCAGGCGGGACGAATGGCGTACACGTCGGGCGCCGAGTCGCCGTCGGGCAACGCGAAGATCGAAGCCGTCAAACGCCAGCGCGTCGATTCGAAGCTGCTCGGCGAGTTCGAGTGGTCCCACTATCAGCGCGGATACGACGGCATCCGGACGGACGTCGATCGGAAGGGCTACCACGTGACGGCAGCGGTGATGCGGCCGACGCAGGGGGGCTTCGAAGACAACGCCGGCGTGCACATCCGTCGCGTCAACGTGGTGACGGGCACCGTCGCCGTCAAACCCGGTCCGCATCTCAGGCACAGCGATTGGGAAACGTTCGTCGTCCGATACGACGACAGCCGCGCGGTCGCGGCGCGCCCCGACAACTCCGGCCAGGCGGCGTCCCAGGTGGACGCGCACATCACGACGCTCGGCACCATGCTCGTGGGGGCGTATCCGCTGTCGCCCGCGCGTCAAATGGACGTCCTCGTCTGGACGGCGTGGCAGACCGGCGACTGGTACGGCCAGGCTCATCGAGCCGGTGCCATCACGGTCGAAGGCGGCGTCCAGTGGACGAGCCCGCGGTGGAAGCCGTGGATCCGCGGCGGCTTCACGCACGCGACCGGTGACAAGGACGCGGCCGACGCGCGGCACGGCACGTTCTTCCAGGTGCTGCCGACGGTGCGGAAGTACTCGCTGTCGGCGACCTACAGCGTCATGAACCTCAACGACGGCTTCGTGCAGATCCTCGCCACCCCGCGGCCCAACGTCTCGCTGCGGCTCGACGTCCACCGGTTGTCGCTCGCCACGGCCGCCGACCGCTGGTACTACGGCAGCGGCGCGACGCAGAAGGCCGGTACGGTCTTCGGCTATGCCGGCCGGCCATCGCGCGGGTTCACGGACCTCGGCACCGTGGCCGAGGGCGCCGTGGACTACCGGTTCAGCCCACGCTGGTCGGTCAACGGGTACTTCGGCGTGTTCAACGGCGGCGACGTCGTGAAGCAGAACTTCACGGGCGGCACCCGGCCGCTGACCTTCGGGTATCTCGAACACGTCCTGCAGTTCTGA